GGGGACGTCCTCGGGGAAGCCCTTCCCCATGACCCACTCCATGGCACCCGTGGCGAACAGCCGCAGCAGATCGTCCTCCAGGGAGAGGTAGAAACGGCTCTCACCCGGGTCGCCCTGACGCCCGGAGCGGCCGCGCAGCTGGTTGTCGATCCGCCGGCTCTCGTGCCGCTCGGTGCCGATCACGTAGAGACCACCCAGCTCCCGGACCTCGTCGCCGTCGGCCCTGCACTGCTCGGTGGCTGTGGCCACGAGCTCCTCGTAGCGCTTCGGGCTCTCCTCCCGGGTGGTGTCCTCACGCTTCAGCTCCTCTTCGGCGAGCATCTCGGGATTCCCGCCCAGGAGGATGTCGACACCACGGCCCGCCATGTTCGTGGCGACCGTGACGGCGTGCGGCTGGCCGGCCTGCGCCACGATCACGGCCTCCCGAAAGTGCTGCTTGGCGTTGAGGACCTCGGCGTCGATCCCACGCTTGTCGAGGAGCGTCCCGAGATGCTCCGACTTCTCCACGGAGATCGTTCCGACGAGGACGGGTTGACCGGCGTGGTAGCGCTCGGCGATGTCGTCGGCGAGGGCCTCCCACTTGGCGGCCTCGGTCTGGTAGATGAGATCCGGCTCGTCGATACGCGCCAGTGGCCGGTGTGTCGGGATCGACACCACCTCGAGCTCGTAGGTGTGGGCGAACTCGCCGGCCTCGGTGCTGGCGGTTCCGGTCATTCCCGACAGCTTCTCGTAGAGGCGGAAGTAGTTCTGGAGCGTGACGGTGGCGAGCGTCTGGTTCTCGTCCTTGATCCGCACACCCTCCTTGGCCTCGACGGCCTGGTGGATGCCTTCGCTCCACCTCCTTCCCTCGAGGATGCGGCCCGTGAACTCGTCGACGATCTTCACCTCCCCGTCGGCGACGATGTAGTCCTTGTCGCGCTTGAAGAGCTCGCGGGCCTTGAGCGCGGCCTGGAGCTGGTGGACGTAGTTCTGGTTGAAGTGGTCGTAGAGGTTCTCGGTGCCGAGTGCCTCCTCGACCCGGCCGATGCCCTCCTCGGTGGGTACGACCGTGCGCTTCGCCTCGTCGAGCTCGAAGTCGCGGTCCTTCTTCAGCGTACGAACGATCTTGGCGAACTGGACGTAGATCTCGTAGTTCTTCTCCGCACGCCCGGAGATGATCAGCGGCGTTCGGGCCTCGTCGACGAGGATGGAGTCGACCTCGTCGACGATGGCGAACCGGTGGCCCCGCTGTACCTGGTTCGCCCTGCTGGGCGCCATGTTGTCGCGCAGGTAGTCGAAGCCGAACTCGTTGTTGGTTCCGTAGGTGATGTCGGCGTTGTAGGCCGCTCGCTTCTCATCGGGCCCATCGCCGCCGGGGACGACCACGCCGACCGAGAGTCCCAGGAAGTCGTAGATCCGCCCCATCCACTGGGCGTCGCGCGTGGCGAGGTAGTCGTTGACGGTGACGACGTGCACGCCCCGACCGGCCAACGCGTTGAGATACACCGGGAGCGTGGACACGAGCGTCTTGCCCTCACCGGTCTTCATCTCCGCCACCCAACCGAAGTGGAGGGCTGCTCCACCCATGAGCTGGACGTCGTAGTGACGCTGTCCGAGGACGCGACGCGCCGCCTCACGGACGAGCGCGAACGACTCGGGCAGGAGCTCGTCGAGGAGGTCGTCGACCTCCGCGTCGTCGGGGTCGTCACCCAGGGCGGCGAACCGCCCCCGGTAGTCGTCGGTGAGAGCCCGGAGCTCGGCGTCGGTGCGGGCCTCCATCTCCGGCTCGAGCTCGTTGACGAGGGGGACGACCCTCTGGACGGCCTTGAGCTTGCGGCCCTCGCCGACGCGTAGAAGCTTGTTGAATACACCCATGGGAACGACGAGTCTACCGGCGATCGGCGCCGACCCCGATCCGCCCGACACGCCCGGTTCCCCCGACGGCTCCGACCGACCGCCGGCCGGTGGGCGGCGCGTCGTCCCGTGGATCCGCGCCGACGTGTCGGTGCCGCGTCTCGTCCTCGGGGCGGCGATCGTGCTGTGGGCCGTGGTCTTCGGTGTGCTCGTCTGGCAGCGCCACGACCGGTTCGGCACCTTCGGCTTCGACCTCGGGATCTTCGACCAGTCGACGTGGCTGCTGGCGCACCTCGACTCGCAGTTCATCACCGTGCGGGGCCTCGACGTGTTCGGCCACCACGCCAACCTCGGCCTCGTGCTGCTCGCACCGTTCTACCGCCTGGGCGCCGGCCCGCATTTCCTGAACCTTCTGCAGGTCGTGGTGATGGCGCTCGGTGCCGTACCCGTGTACCTGCTGGCCCGGTACCGCCTCGGGCGGGAGTGGCCCGCGGTGCTGCTCGGGGTCGTGTTCCTCCTGCATCCCGCGTTGCAGTTCCTGGCGTGGGAGACGTTCCATCCCGAGAGCATCGCCCTCACCCCTCTCCTGTGCGCCTACTACGCCTCGGTCCGGCGGAACTGGGCGTGGTTCACCGTGTGGGCGACACTGGCGGTGATCTGGAAGGAGGACGTGGCGCTCGCCGTGGCGGTCCTCGGGCTCATCGTCGCCGCGCGCGGCACCCGCGAGCGCGGTGACCGCCAGATCGGGATCGTCACCTTCGGTGCGGCCCTCGTGTGGTTCCTCTTCGTGTCACAGGTGCTGCTGCCCGCTGTCAACGGCGACCAGGCGTTCTACAACCAGTTCTTCGGCGACCTCGGGAGATCGCCGCTCGAGATCGCGGGCAATGCCGCACGCGACCCGTCGCTCGTCACCCAACGTCTCGGCGCGCCCGGTGCGCGGGAGTACGTGTGGATGATGCTCGCCCCCTTCGGCCTCCTACCCCTCCTGGCGCCCGGCGTCCTCCTGATCGGCCTTCCACAGCTCCTCGTGAACCTGCTGTCGGTCAACGACTTCACCCGGTCGATCACCTTCCACTACGCCGCGCTCCCCCTCGCCGCGCTCACTCTCGGAATGGTCGAGGGGGTCAGTTGGCTGCTGCGTCGCGACATCCGGCGATGGTCGCGGCGACTCGTGCTGACGGGTCTCCTGGGGTGCGCCGTGTTCGGCACGGTGGCGTGGGGCCCCTCGCCGGTCGGGTTCCGCTACGACGACGGGTACTGGCCGAGTGCCGACGACGCGCAGCGCGCAGCGCGGCTCGAGGCGCTGGACGTGGTACCCGACGGTGCTTCGGTGAGCGCCACCTACGACCTCGTCCCGCACCTCACGCACCGCGAGAGCATCTACGAGTTCCCGAACCCGTTCCGCGAACGGAACTTCGGCGTGTCGGGCGAGGGGCTCCCCGACCCGTCGGTCGTCAACTGGCTGGTCGTCAACCGTCGGCTCCTCGGCGAGGACGACGCCGCCACGATGGTGCGGATCGAGGAGTCCGGGGAGTTCGGTGTGGTCTTCGAAGACGACGACATCGTCGTGCTCCGGCGCGTCGGCTCCGGGTGAGACTCGGTTCCGGGTGAGTCGCGCCGCGAACGGTCGCGTGTTCGTCACTCGATCTCGAGGAGCTTCTCGCGCAGGGCGTAGACGACGGCCTCCATGCGCGAGTGGAGGCCCAGCTTCTCGAGAATGTTGCGGATGTGGTTCTTGACGGTGTTCTCCGCGATGTAGAGGTGCTCGGCTATCTCGCGGTTGCTCTCGCCCTTGGCCACGAGCTTGAGCACCTCGACCTCGCGTGCGGTCAGCCGCGGCGTGTGTGCGAGTCGTCGGTCCTCCGCGCGTCGCGCCACGGCGTTGAACTCCGACAGCAGCTTCGGCGTGAGCGACGGCGACACGAGGCCGTGCCCACGGGCGACCGCCCGGACCGCGTCGGCGACATCCTCGATCGACACCTCCTTGAGCAGGTACCCGTCGGCGCCGGCGAGGACGGAGTCGAAGAGATCGCGCTCGTCGTCGGAGACCGTCAGCATCAGGATCTTCGTGGCAGGGTGTTGCTCACGGATCTTGCGTGCCGCGTCGATCCCGGACGTTCCGGGCATGCGGACATCCATGAGGATCACGTCGGGGCCCAACGACTCGGCCGATTCCACGGCGGCGTCACCGTCGGTTGCCTCACCGACGACGTCGATGTCGTCCTCCTGGGAGAGGACCAGCTCGAGGCCGCGGCGGAACAGCGCGTGGTCGTCCACGATGAGGACGCGAAGCGGCTCGCCGGTCTCGACCTCGGGCTGTTCGTCCATGACGTGCTCAGCCGGCCTCGATCAGCCCCAGGTCACCGTCGCGACGGCGGTAGATCACCGCCGCACGGCCGTGCTCCGAGCTCGTGAACAGGAGGAAGTCGTGGCCGAGCAGGTCCATCTGCATCGCCGCCTCGCGGGGGCTCATCGGTTTCATCGCGTCCTGCCTCACGCGGACGATCTCCCGTTCTGCTCCGGTGCTCGCGGCGGATGTCGTGTGCGACGCCGGCCCGGCGGCCGCCACCCCACCGGGGACAGCGCCGGCCAGCGTGGCGGTGACCACGGCCTGCCGACTGTCGCCGGCAGCGGCGTCGGGGCCGGGATCGGGGGCGTTGGTCGGCCCACGCGGCGATCGGCGGGGGTGGGATCTCTGGACCCGGCGTTCGTGGAGCTTGCGCGCCTGGTGCTCCACCTTGTCGACCGCGACGTCGAGTGCGGCCTCGTAGGAGGCGGCGCACGCACGCGCCTTCAACAGGGTTCCCGTGACGTGCACGAGGATCTCGCAGACTTCCCTGTCGGAGACGCTCGGGTTCCGCTCCTGTTCGAACTCGACGTCGATACGGGTGATGTCGCGAAGGAAGCGGGTGACACGCCCGGCTTTCTCGTCGGCGAGACCCCGCAACTTCGCGGGAACGCGTCCGTGCTTGTGCCGGACGACGATCTCCACGCTCAGCGCACCGGGCCGCAGAGGGGAGGCACGTCGGCGCTGCCGGGCCGACCGACGGGGCACGGGGGTCGCCGACCGCGGAGCATGGGGCGAGTATAGGCAGCGCCCGCGACGCCGGCCCCCGAGGTCACGCCCCGGTGGCGCGGAGGAGGTCGACGAGGCGTTCCGCCACCTCGTCGGCACGGGGTCGGTACGCACCGGTCCCGACCCGGGCGCGCACGGCCCGTACGACGTCGGGGCGCACCGACGAGGGCGGGGGCGGTCCCGACGGGGCCGACAGCGGGGGCCCGAGGGCCCGCACACCGGTCATGGCCGCCATCGATGTGTCCTTTCGCCGCCGTCCACCGTGGCCGGCCCTCTGCGCCGGCACCCGAGCACCTCGGGCGTGTCAGCCGGAGAATCGGACGTTGCGTGGCCGATCTGAAGGGTTTTTTCACTCTCCGTGGTATCCATCGCTGTCGCTCCCGCCGGGACCGGCACACGGTGGCGCCGTCCGGGCGGCCGTCGCGGCCACGACCCGGCGCGCGCCGGCGGCCCGCAATGCGCGCGCGGCGGCCGAGAGGGTGGCACCGGTGGTCGCCACGTCGTCGACGACGAGCGCGCTCAAGCCGCGGATGTCGCGGGTACAGGCGAACGTCGGGCCCACCGCGCGTTCGGCGCGCCCACGGCCCTGCTGGGCGGACGAGTGCGGGTCACGTGTGAGGAGACGTGCCGCCGGACGACGCAGCGATCGTGCGACGGCACGCGCGAGGACCTCGGCCTGGTCGAAGCCCCGGCGACGCCGCCGATCACGCGTCGTGGGTGGCCAGGTGACGACATCGGTGAGCTCGTCGGGCCCGACTGCGGCCACCAGATGGTCGGCCAGCACCGCCAGGACCGCGCGCGACCGACGCGACTTGGCAGCCACCACCGCGGCGCGCCAGGCACCCGCGTAGGAGTGCGCTGCGTACCACGCCGCGACGCCGGGAGGTGGCGGCGACGGGACCGCCGCCGCCAGACGGTCGGTGCACGGGCCGCACAGGCCGTCGGAGGCCTCGGCGCCGCATCCGACACACGGCAGTGGGAGCAGGAGGGACGTGAGCGACCGGAGCACCCGCCGGACGCTACCGGCGCCCTCCGACACCTACCTTCAATAGCGGTAGTGCTCGGGCTTGTAGGGGCCGTCGACGGGGATGCCGAGGTAGTCGGACTGCTCCTCGGTGAGGCGCGTGAGACGGACGCCCAGCTTGTCGAGGTGGAGCCGGGCGACCTTCTCGTCGAGGTGCTTCGGAAGGGTGTAGACCCGGTTCTCGTAGAAGTCGTCGTGGCCGTACAACTCGAGCTGCGCCAGCACCTGGTTCGAGAAGCTGTTCGACATCACGAAGCTCGGGTGGCCGGTGGCGCATCCGAGGTTCAGGAGGCGGCCCTCCGCCAGAATGATCACGGCGTGGCCGTCGGCGAAGGTCCACTGGTCGACCTGCGGCTTGACCTCCGTGCGCTCGACGCCGGGCACGTGCTTCAGCCCCGCCATGTCGATCTCGTTGTCGAAATGGCCGATGTTGCCGACGATCGCGTTGTGCTTCATGGCGGCCATGTGGTCGGCGGTGATGACGTCCTTGTTGCCCGTGCTCGTGATGAAGATGTCGGCCTCCGCGACGACGTCATCGAGGGTGGCGACCTCGTAGCCCTCCATGACCGCCTGGAGTGCGTTGATGGGGTCGATCTCGGTGACGACGACGCGTGCGCCCTGACCGCGCAGTGACTGCGCGCAGCCCTTGCCGACGTCGCCGTAACCGCACACGACGGCGGTCTTCCCGCCGATCATGACGTCGGTGGCCCGGGAGATCCCGTCGACGAGCGAGTGCCGGCACCCGTAGAGGTTGTCGAACTTCGACTTCGTGACGGAGTCGTTGACGTTGATGGCCGGGAACAGCAGCGTGCCGGCCTCCTTCATCTGGTAGAGCCTGTGGACGCCCGTGGTGGTTTCCTCGGTGACGCCGCGGATCTCGCCGGCGAGGCGGTGCCAGTGGCGGTCGTCTGACCCGTGGACGCGGCCGAGGAGCTCGAGCACGTAGCGGAACTCCTCGGAGTCGGCGGTGTCAGGGGCCGGAACGGCGCCTTCCTTCTCGAACTCGACGCCCTTGTGCACGAGCAGGGTTGCGTCACCACCGTCGTCGAGGATCATGTTGGGGCTCGAGTCACCCGGCCAGGTGAGTGCCTGCAGCGTGCACCACCAGTACTCCTCGAGCGTCTCGCCCTTCCATGCGAACACGGCGGGGCCGGAAGGCGCGTCCATCGTTCCGTCGCGACCCACGACGACCGCGGCAGCGGCGTGGTCCTGGGTCGAGAAGATGTTGCACGACGCCCACCGGACTTCCGCACCGAGGTCGAGGAGCGTCTCGATGAGAACGGCTGTCTGGACCGTCATGTGCAGCGAGCCGGTGATGCGGGCCCCGGCGAGCGGCTGCTTCGCGCCGAACTCGTCACGCAGCGCCATGAGCCCGGGCATCTCGTGCTCGGCGAGCGTGATCTCCCGGCGGCCGAACGCCGCCTCGGAGAGGTCGGCGACCTTGAAGTCGGACGCGGCGTCGCGGGTCGCGGTCTCCGATGATGCGGTGGTTGTCATGGTGCTCCCTGGTCGGGCGGTGTCCGCTGGGCCGGCCGGCGTGCCGCGCACAGAGAACCCGGTTCGTGTGCTGGGAGTCGGCCCGGATCACCGGGTGACAGCCGAAACGGCCCGACCGGACCAGTTTACAGGTCCTCGCCCGCCAGCTCCTTCTTCAGCTGCTGGATGGCGTCGATCGGGCCGGGGTCGACCTCGTTGTCGTAGGCGAGGTAGAGGCTGGTCCAGTCGCCGACGTACATGAGGTCGAGCAGCTGGGCGAGGGGGCCCTCCCCGTGCGCGCGCACCTCCAGGGTGGCGGCGAGCGCCTCGTCGATGAGCCCGGTCGTCGCCGCGATCCGCTCGGGCACGCGCTCACCCTCGAAATCGTGGCGCAGCGTCACCAGCGTGAACACCTGCCGGGTGACGTCGCCGTGCTGGCCCCAGCCACAGATCTCGTTGTGGTCGAGCTCGGGGTACACGTTCCACACGGCCGGGG
This Acidimicrobiia bacterium DNA region includes the following protein-coding sequences:
- the secA gene encoding preprotein translocase subunit SecA; the protein is MGVFNKLLRVGEGRKLKAVQRVVPLVNELEPEMEARTDAELRALTDDYRGRFAALGDDPDDAEVDDLLDELLPESFALVREAARRVLGQRHYDVQLMGGAALHFGWVAEMKTGEGKTLVSTLPVYLNALAGRGVHVVTVNDYLATRDAQWMGRIYDFLGLSVGVVVPGGDGPDEKRAAYNADITYGTNNEFGFDYLRDNMAPSRANQVQRGHRFAIVDEVDSILVDEARTPLIISGRAEKNYEIYVQFAKIVRTLKKDRDFELDEAKRTVVPTEEGIGRVEEALGTENLYDHFNQNYVHQLQAALKARELFKRDKDYIVADGEVKIVDEFTGRILEGRRWSEGIHQAVEAKEGVRIKDENQTLATVTLQNYFRLYEKLSGMTGTASTEAGEFAHTYELEVVSIPTHRPLARIDEPDLIYQTEAAKWEALADDIAERYHAGQPVLVGTISVEKSEHLGTLLDKRGIDAEVLNAKQHFREAVIVAQAGQPHAVTVATNMAGRGVDILLGGNPEMLAEEELKREDTTREESPKRYEELVATATEQCRADGDEVRELGGLYVIGTERHESRRIDNQLRGRSGRQGDPGESRFYLSLEDDLLRLFATGAMEWVMGKGFPEDVPLESRMVSKAIERAQHTVEDRNFETRKNVLEYDEVMNEQRKVIYRRRQQILDGGDLRDASMAAIESAIERAVTTFCSEELPEDWDLEELHTQIRTAFPTTIELDALGQMESAVEVEEALLDDAVTLYEEKEELVGAEKLREIERRVMLSVIDQHWRDHLYEMDYLKGGINLRAMGQRDPLSEWQREGFDMFEAMLAGIEDDFVRYVFHLKVVTPEQQQAPESGLTYTAPQGAVQGSKALRAAAGPASSSTSSSTSSSTTTGTALADAPRANPTDNAPNMPVTVDKTPGRNEPCHCGSGRKYKHCHGR
- a CDS encoding phosphoribosyltransferase family protein, with protein sequence MLRSLTSLLLPLPCVGCGAEASDGLCGPCTDRLAAAVPSPPPPGVAAWYAAHSYAGAWRAAVVAAKSRRSRAVLAVLADHLVAAVGPDELTDVVTWPPTTRDRRRRRGFDQAEVLARAVARSLRRPAARLLTRDPHSSAQQGRGRAERAVGPTFACTRDIRGLSALVVDDVATTGATLSAAARALRAAGARRVVAATAARTAPPCAGPGGSDSDGYHGE
- the ahcY gene encoding adenosylhomocysteinase, yielding MTTTASSETATRDAASDFKVADLSEAAFGRREITLAEHEMPGLMALRDEFGAKQPLAGARITGSLHMTVQTAVLIETLLDLGAEVRWASCNIFSTQDHAAAAVVVGRDGTMDAPSGPAVFAWKGETLEEYWWCTLQALTWPGDSSPNMILDDGGDATLLVHKGVEFEKEGAVPAPDTADSEEFRYVLELLGRVHGSDDRHWHRLAGEIRGVTEETTTGVHRLYQMKEAGTLLFPAINVNDSVTKSKFDNLYGCRHSLVDGISRATDVMIGGKTAVVCGYGDVGKGCAQSLRGQGARVVVTEIDPINALQAVMEGYEVATLDDVVAEADIFITSTGNKDVITADHMAAMKHNAIVGNIGHFDNEIDMAGLKHVPGVERTEVKPQVDQWTFADGHAVIILAEGRLLNLGCATGHPSFVMSNSFSNQVLAQLELYGHDDFYENRVYTLPKHLDEKVARLHLDKLGVRLTRLTEEQSDYLGIPVDGPYKPEHYRY
- the raiA gene encoding ribosome-associated translation inhibitor RaiA; the encoded protein is MEIVVRHKHGRVPAKLRGLADEKAGRVTRFLRDITRIDVEFEQERNPSVSDREVCEILVHVTGTLLKARACAASYEAALDVAVDKVEHQARKLHERRVQRSHPRRSPRGPTNAPDPGPDAAAGDSRQAVVTATLAGAVPGGVAAAGPASHTTSAASTGAEREIVRVRQDAMKPMSPREAAMQMDLLGHDFLLFTSSEHGRAAVIYRRRDGDLGLIEAG
- a CDS encoding response regulator transcription factor — protein: MDEQPEVETGEPLRVLIVDDHALFRRGLELVLSQEDDIDVVGEATDGDAAVESAESLGPDVILMDVRMPGTSGIDAARKIREQHPATKILMLTVSDDERDLFDSVLAGADGYLLKEVSIEDVADAVRAVARGHGLVSPSLTPKLLSEFNAVARRAEDRRLAHTPRLTAREVEVLKLVAKGESNREIAEHLYIAENTVKNHIRNILEKLGLHSRMEAVVYALREKLLEIE
- a CDS encoding DUF2079 domain-containing protein — encoded protein: MGTTSLPAIGADPDPPDTPGSPDGSDRPPAGGRRVVPWIRADVSVPRLVLGAAIVLWAVVFGVLVWQRHDRFGTFGFDLGIFDQSTWLLAHLDSQFITVRGLDVFGHHANLGLVLLAPFYRLGAGPHFLNLLQVVVMALGAVPVYLLARYRLGREWPAVLLGVVFLLHPALQFLAWETFHPESIALTPLLCAYYASVRRNWAWFTVWATLAVIWKEDVALAVAVLGLIVAARGTRERGDRQIGIVTFGAALVWFLFVSQVLLPAVNGDQAFYNQFFGDLGRSPLEIAGNAARDPSLVTQRLGAPGAREYVWMMLAPFGLLPLLAPGVLLIGLPQLLVNLLSVNDFTRSITFHYAALPLAALTLGMVEGVSWLLRRDIRRWSRRLVLTGLLGCAVFGTVAWGPSPVGFRYDDGYWPSADDAQRAARLEALDVVPDGASVSATYDLVPHLTHRESIYEFPNPFRERNFGVSGEGLPDPSVVNWLVVNRRLLGEDDAATMVRIEESGEFGVVFEDDDIVVLRRVGSG